A portion of the Colius striatus isolate bColStr4 chromosome 1, bColStr4.1.hap1, whole genome shotgun sequence genome contains these proteins:
- the USP44 gene encoding ubiquitin carboxyl-terminal hydrolase 44 isoform X1, translating into MDKCKHIGRLRLAQDHSILNPQKWHCVDCNTTESVWACLSCSHVACGRYIEEHALKHFQESSHPVALEVNELYVFCYLCDDYVLNDNATGDLKLLRSTLSAIKSQNYECTTRSGRTLRSMGTSDDSYLAHGGAQALLRNEDRMFTALWHRRRAFLGKIFRAWLELTPTGKKILEEERLQEEAEERRERARKRREERKRELKAEMEKMPPRKSSRLQNQIRMSSEAAPCPQRTSQDMESAAELEKTYTSDEVRLKKISDSPVKRRPTVTPGVTGLRNLGNTCYMNSILQVLSHLLIFRECFLKLDLNQTQELLATATSGKTRSSSKHLAIAASTLHVTENQEKVKGSSSARRPSLSSGLSGGASKSRNMELIQPREPSSKHISLCHELHTLFQVMWSGKWALVSPFAMLHSVWRLIPAFRGYAQQDAQEFLCELLDKVQQELETTGTRYPALIPASQRKLIKQVLNVVNNIFHGQLLSQVTCLACDNKSNTIEPFWDLSLEFPERYHCNGKEMSSQYPCLLTEMLAKFTETEALEGKIYACDQCNTKRRKFSSKPVILTEAQKQLMVCRLPQVLRLHLKRFRGVSFPVTALGRWSGRNHREKIGVHVSFGQMLNMEPYCCRESLKSLLPDCFIYDLSAVVMHHGKGFGSGHYTAYCYNSEGGFWVHCNDSKLNMCTMEEVCKAQAYILFYSQRLTQANGRGKAPCPGTSDSQQHTEWPDCSTGSSS; encoded by the exons ATGGACAAGTGTAAGCACATAGGGCGCTTGCGGCTGGCCCAGGATCACTCCATCCTGAACCCTCAGAAGTGGCACTGCGTGGACTGCAACACCACAGAGTCGGTGTGGGCGTGCCTCAGCTGCTCCCACGTGGCGTGTGGAAGGTACATCGAAGAACATGCACTAAAGCACTTTCAGGAGAGCAGTCACCCAGTGGCATTGGAAGTAAACGAGCTGTACGTGTTCTGTTACCTGTGCGACGATTACGTCCTTAACGATAACGCAACTGGGGATTTGAAACTGTTGCGAAGTACATTGAGTGCAATCAAGAGCCAAAACTATGAGTGCACGACTCGAAGCGGGAGGACTTTGCGTTCGATGGGTACCAGTGATGATTCGTACCTTGCGCACGGCGGTGCCCAAGCCTTGCTTCGGAACGAAGATCGCATGTTCACAGCTCTCTGGCACCGACGGCGCGCCTTCCTGGGCAAAATATTCAGAGCGTGGCTTGAGTTGACACCTACCGGGAAAAAGAttttggaagaggaaaggcttcaggaaGAAGCggaggaaagaagggagagagctaggaagaggagggaagaaCGAAAGCGTGAGTTGAaagcagagatggaaaagatGCCTCCAAGAAAGAGTAGTCGTTTACAAAATCAGATTAGAATGTCCTCAGAAGCAGCACCCTGCCCACAAAGAACATCACAGGACATGGAATCTGCGGCAGAGTTGGAAAAAACCTATACCTCAGATGAAGtaagattgaaaaaaataagtgaCTCTCCGGTTAAGCGAAGGCCCACGGTGACTCCTGGGGTAACGGGACTGAGGAACCTGGGAAATACGTGCTACATGAATTCTATCCTGCAGGTATTAAGTCACTTACTTATTTTTCGAGAATGCTTTTTAAAGCTTGATCTCAACCAAACTCAGGAACTACTGGCAACAGCAACCAGTGGCAAAACCAGATCTTCATCTAAACACCTGGCAATAGCTGCCTCAACATTACATGTGACCGAGAACCAAGAGAAAGTAAAGGGATCATCTTCTGCAAGGCGGCCGAGTTTGTCCTCTGGATTAAGTGGAGGAGCATCAAAAAGTAGAAATATGGAACTTATTCAGCCCAGGGAGCCAAGTTCAAAGCATATTTCTCTCTGTCATGAGCTGCATACTCTGTTCCAAGTTATGTGGTCTGGCAAATGGGCGCTGGTGTCTCCTTTTGCCATGCTTCATTCTGTGTGGAGACTAATTCCAGCCTTCAGAGGATATGCACAACAAGATGCTCAGGAATTCCTCTGTGAACTTTTGGATAAagtgcagcaggagctggagactACAGGGACCAGATACCCAGCTCTTATCCCTGCTTCTCAAAGAAAACTTATAAAACAGGTTTTGAATGTGGTTAACAACATTTTTCATGGACAGCTGCTAAGTCAG GTTACATGTCTTGCCTGCGACAATAAATCAAATACCATAGAACCTTTCTGGGACCTATCCCTGGAGTTTCCTGAGAGGTATCACTGCAACGGCAAGGAGATGTCGTCCCAGTATCCGTGTCTGCTGACAGAAATGCTGGCCAAGTTTACAGAAACTGAAGCTTTGGAAGGAAAGATTTATGCATGTGATCAGTGCAACA CAAAACGAAGGAAGTTTTCTTCTAAACCAGTTATACTCACAGAAGCTCAGAAGCAGCTTATGGTGTGTCGACTACCTCAGGTTCTCAGATTACACCTTAAACGGTTTAG aggAGTAAGTTTTCCTGTGACTGCACTTGGCAGGTGGTCAGGACGCAACCACCGCGAGAAGATCGGTGTGCACGTGAGCTTTGGGCAGATGCTCAACATGGAGCCTTATTGCTGCAGGGAGTCCCTCAAGTCCCTCCTCCCTGACTGCTTTATCTACGACTTGTCTGCTGTGGTGATGCACCACGGGAAAGGATTTGGCTCAGGGCACTACACTGCCTACTGCTACAATTCAGAAGGAG GATTTTGGGTACACTGCAATGACTCGAAACTCAACATGTGCACTATGGAAGAAGTATGCAAGGCTCAAGCCTACATTTTGTTTTACAGCCAACGACTTACTCAGGCAAATGGACGTGGTAAAGCACCATGTCCTGGCACAAGCGACAGTCAGCAGCACACAGAATGGCCTGACTGttccacaggcagcagcagctaa
- the USP44 gene encoding ubiquitin carboxyl-terminal hydrolase 44 isoform X2 yields MDKCKHIGRLRLAQDHSILNPQKWHCVDCNTTESVWACLSCSHVACGRYIEEHALKHFQESSHPVALEVNELYVFCYLCDDYVLNDNATGDLKLLRSTLSAIKSQNYECTTRSGRTLRSMGTSDDSYLAHGGAQALLRNEDRMFTALWHRRRAFLGKIFRAWLELTPTGKKILEEERLQEEAEERRERARKRREERKRELKAEMEKMPPRKSSRLQNQIRMSSEAAPCPQRTSQDMESAAELEKTYTSDEVRLKKISDSPVKRRPTVTPGVTGLRNLGNTCYMNSILQVLSHLLIFRECFLKLDLNQTQELLATATSGKTRSSSKHLAIAASTLHVTENQEKVKGSSSARRPSLSSGLSGGASKSRNMELIQPREPSSKHISLCHELHTLFQVMWSGKWALVSPFAMLHSVWRLIPAFRGYAQQDAQEFLCELLDKVQQELETTGTRYPALIPASQRKLIKQVLNVVNNIFHGQLLSQVTCLACDNKSNTIEPFWDLSLEFPERYHCNGKEMSSQYPCLLTEMLAKFTETEALEGKIYACDQCNTKRRKFSSKPVILTEAQKQLMVCRLPQVLRLHLKRFRWSGRNHREKIGVHVSFGQMLNMEPYCCRESLKSLLPDCFIYDLSAVVMHHGKGFGSGHYTAYCYNSEGGFWVHCNDSKLNMCTMEEVCKAQAYILFYSQRLTQANGRGKAPCPGTSDSQQHTEWPDCSTGSSS; encoded by the exons ATGGACAAGTGTAAGCACATAGGGCGCTTGCGGCTGGCCCAGGATCACTCCATCCTGAACCCTCAGAAGTGGCACTGCGTGGACTGCAACACCACAGAGTCGGTGTGGGCGTGCCTCAGCTGCTCCCACGTGGCGTGTGGAAGGTACATCGAAGAACATGCACTAAAGCACTTTCAGGAGAGCAGTCACCCAGTGGCATTGGAAGTAAACGAGCTGTACGTGTTCTGTTACCTGTGCGACGATTACGTCCTTAACGATAACGCAACTGGGGATTTGAAACTGTTGCGAAGTACATTGAGTGCAATCAAGAGCCAAAACTATGAGTGCACGACTCGAAGCGGGAGGACTTTGCGTTCGATGGGTACCAGTGATGATTCGTACCTTGCGCACGGCGGTGCCCAAGCCTTGCTTCGGAACGAAGATCGCATGTTCACAGCTCTCTGGCACCGACGGCGCGCCTTCCTGGGCAAAATATTCAGAGCGTGGCTTGAGTTGACACCTACCGGGAAAAAGAttttggaagaggaaaggcttcaggaaGAAGCggaggaaagaagggagagagctaggaagaggagggaagaaCGAAAGCGTGAGTTGAaagcagagatggaaaagatGCCTCCAAGAAAGAGTAGTCGTTTACAAAATCAGATTAGAATGTCCTCAGAAGCAGCACCCTGCCCACAAAGAACATCACAGGACATGGAATCTGCGGCAGAGTTGGAAAAAACCTATACCTCAGATGAAGtaagattgaaaaaaataagtgaCTCTCCGGTTAAGCGAAGGCCCACGGTGACTCCTGGGGTAACGGGACTGAGGAACCTGGGAAATACGTGCTACATGAATTCTATCCTGCAGGTATTAAGTCACTTACTTATTTTTCGAGAATGCTTTTTAAAGCTTGATCTCAACCAAACTCAGGAACTACTGGCAACAGCAACCAGTGGCAAAACCAGATCTTCATCTAAACACCTGGCAATAGCTGCCTCAACATTACATGTGACCGAGAACCAAGAGAAAGTAAAGGGATCATCTTCTGCAAGGCGGCCGAGTTTGTCCTCTGGATTAAGTGGAGGAGCATCAAAAAGTAGAAATATGGAACTTATTCAGCCCAGGGAGCCAAGTTCAAAGCATATTTCTCTCTGTCATGAGCTGCATACTCTGTTCCAAGTTATGTGGTCTGGCAAATGGGCGCTGGTGTCTCCTTTTGCCATGCTTCATTCTGTGTGGAGACTAATTCCAGCCTTCAGAGGATATGCACAACAAGATGCTCAGGAATTCCTCTGTGAACTTTTGGATAAagtgcagcaggagctggagactACAGGGACCAGATACCCAGCTCTTATCCCTGCTTCTCAAAGAAAACTTATAAAACAGGTTTTGAATGTGGTTAACAACATTTTTCATGGACAGCTGCTAAGTCAG GTTACATGTCTTGCCTGCGACAATAAATCAAATACCATAGAACCTTTCTGGGACCTATCCCTGGAGTTTCCTGAGAGGTATCACTGCAACGGCAAGGAGATGTCGTCCCAGTATCCGTGTCTGCTGACAGAAATGCTGGCCAAGTTTACAGAAACTGAAGCTTTGGAAGGAAAGATTTATGCATGTGATCAGTGCAACA CAAAACGAAGGAAGTTTTCTTCTAAACCAGTTATACTCACAGAAGCTCAGAAGCAGCTTATGGTGTGTCGACTACCTCAGGTTCTCAGATTACACCTTAAACGGTTTAG GTGGTCAGGACGCAACCACCGCGAGAAGATCGGTGTGCACGTGAGCTTTGGGCAGATGCTCAACATGGAGCCTTATTGCTGCAGGGAGTCCCTCAAGTCCCTCCTCCCTGACTGCTTTATCTACGACTTGTCTGCTGTGGTGATGCACCACGGGAAAGGATTTGGCTCAGGGCACTACACTGCCTACTGCTACAATTCAGAAGGAG GATTTTGGGTACACTGCAATGACTCGAAACTCAACATGTGCACTATGGAAGAAGTATGCAAGGCTCAAGCCTACATTTTGTTTTACAGCCAACGACTTACTCAGGCAAATGGACGTGGTAAAGCACCATGTCCTGGCACAAGCGACAGTCAGCAGCACACAGAATGGCCTGACTGttccacaggcagcagcagctaa